In Bdellovibrio sp. GT3, one genomic interval encodes:
- a CDS encoding HPF/RaiA family ribosome-associated protein, translating to MQTDIYYRDITRTENLEAYLLEKVEASIQDFFKYDSAAHLTVRIETDRHRTQSRKPSYTCEVILKPTHSKGIIKISKSDESFKKAVMKTVDSLKSVLRRRSSKKAMHRRHDPMLNYFPTWEEAEMMAENQAG from the coding sequence ATGCAAACAGACATCTACTACAGAGACATCACTCGTACTGAAAACCTAGAAGCTTACTTACTTGAGAAAGTGGAGGCTTCAATCCAGGACTTCTTCAAATACGACAGTGCTGCTCACCTCACTGTGCGGATTGAGACAGATCGACATCGCACACAATCTCGCAAACCTAGTTATACTTGCGAGGTAATTTTGAAACCGACTCACAGCAAGGGGATTATAAAAATCTCGAAATCTGACGAGAGTTTCAAAAAAGCAGTGATGAAAACAGTAGACTCTTTGAAATCTGTTTTGCGTCGCCGTTCTTCGAAAAAAGCCATGCATCGTAGACACGATCCTATGCTGAACTATTTCCCTACTTGGGAAGAAGCAGAGATGATGGCAGAAAACCAGGCTGGGTAG
- a CDS encoding LysR family transcriptional regulator: MFNFNHLYYFHITAKIGGVSNAAKYLRISQPSLSSQLKILESNLDTKLFEKKGRVLQLTPDGERAYSYTKKMFDVAKQFEDSLKSPGDKMSERLHVGISEQVERPFIADILSPVIRDNKGKTDKIISITSAPDEDILQLLRSQEADLMLTNKPMYAEDVVELASIAAPVNLMVSTQLLKNLKMRVSRNTSVQDFLTAFPGGLVIPTYKMKLRHETDLFVEEIKVRKKISFESDIMSVVGRAIVDGAGCGFLPVPYVLEEIKLGLITVIGPKSGLWKHSLYMLAHKEDEYDDLTEDIVKRFKQLDKWS; encoded by the coding sequence ATGTTTAATTTTAATCATTTATATTATTTCCACATCACAGCGAAAATTGGCGGTGTCTCAAATGCAGCAAAGTATCTGCGCATTTCCCAGCCCAGCCTGTCCTCGCAACTGAAAATTCTCGAGAGCAATTTAGACACAAAACTCTTCGAAAAAAAAGGTCGCGTCCTGCAACTCACACCCGACGGAGAGCGTGCTTACTCTTACACAAAGAAAATGTTCGACGTTGCCAAACAATTCGAGGACTCGCTGAAATCCCCAGGAGATAAAATGAGCGAACGCCTGCACGTGGGAATTTCCGAACAAGTGGAGCGTCCTTTTATCGCTGATATTCTTTCGCCCGTTATTCGCGACAATAAAGGCAAGACTGATAAAATCATCTCCATCACCTCTGCTCCTGACGAGGATATTCTGCAGCTCTTGCGTTCGCAGGAGGCCGATCTGATGCTGACCAATAAACCCATGTATGCCGAAGATGTGGTGGAGCTGGCTTCAATAGCAGCCCCTGTAAATCTGATGGTTTCCACTCAGCTTCTGAAGAACCTTAAGATGCGCGTTTCCAGAAACACCAGTGTTCAGGATTTTCTGACAGCTTTCCCCGGTGGCTTGGTAATTCCGACTTACAAAATGAAGCTTCGCCATGAGACAGATTTATTTGTTGAGGAAATCAAGGTTCGTAAAAAAATCTCTTTTGAATCCGACATCATGTCTGTCGTGGGTCGCGCCATCGTCGATGGTGCCGGCTGTGGTTTCCTGCCCGTGCCTTATGTATTGGAAGAAATCAAATTGGGTCTAATCACGGTCATCGGTCCGAAATCAGGTTTATGGAAGCATTCGTTGTACATGCTGGCCCATAAAGAAGACGAGTACGATGATCTTACAGAAGATATCGTGAAACGATTTAAGCAGCTGGATAAGTGGAGTTAA
- a CDS encoding TIGR02147 family protein codes for MTKTAPKKPLLRDYLNIAFFLHDLYQYRKATEEQFSYETWAHELGFQHRSFLRQVVIGRRALTDTTAKQICERLFFTQAEQEHFMILTHYSRARSSREREAFGKKLIQLLEQNYYQNEIEASEEFVSTPLIPRLQALLSLGDDAKTAEALAQFLNADSLQVAKGLMILTKLGLAESTPDGHKATVSNFKVPNNLGSQALLEYHKQSLQEAIDARTLPHHLRRYKSMILPMSQEEFDSFLKNMDGFVKEQLHKFDTPKTTGRRLFQVNLNLFSVSEELS; via the coding sequence ATGACCAAGACTGCACCAAAGAAACCACTATTAAGAGACTACCTGAATATAGCTTTCTTTCTTCATGACCTTTATCAGTACCGCAAGGCAACTGAAGAACAGTTTTCTTACGAAACCTGGGCCCATGAACTTGGTTTTCAACATCGGTCATTTCTTCGTCAAGTGGTCATTGGTCGTCGCGCGCTGACGGACACAACAGCCAAACAAATTTGCGAGCGTCTTTTCTTTACTCAGGCCGAGCAAGAGCACTTTATGATTCTTACCCACTATTCCAGAGCGCGCAGTTCACGGGAACGGGAAGCTTTCGGAAAAAAGCTGATTCAGCTACTGGAACAAAACTACTATCAAAATGAAATCGAAGCCTCTGAGGAGTTTGTCAGCACTCCACTGATTCCCCGCCTGCAAGCCCTGCTTAGTTTGGGCGATGATGCAAAGACGGCGGAAGCACTGGCGCAGTTCTTAAATGCAGACTCATTACAAGTCGCAAAAGGACTGATGATTTTGACCAAACTGGGACTGGCAGAATCTACCCCTGATGGTCACAAAGCGACGGTCAGCAATTTCAAGGTCCCGAACAACCTTGGAAGCCAAGCACTTTTGGAATATCACAAACAAAGCCTGCAAGAGGCGATTGATGCACGCACCCTTCCCCATCATTTGCGCCGCTATAAAAGCATGATTCTGCCGATGTCCCAGGAGGAATTTGATTCATTCCTGAAGAACATGGATGGTTTCGTGAAAGAACAGCTGCATAAATTTGACACCCCAAAGACAACCGGTCGCCGTTTGTTTCAAGTGAACTTGAACCTGTTTTCAGTCAGCGAGGAACTCTCTTAG
- a CDS encoding DUF1304 domain-containing protein, translated as MKILGLTLVAIVAIEHFIIMYIEMYLWKRPVGLRVFRNTFEKAQDTAVLAANQGLYNGFLGAGLLWGLFHQDEAFAYQIKMFFLICVIIAGFYGAYSVNRRIFFVQALPAILAVIAML; from the coding sequence ATGAAGATACTGGGCCTGACATTGGTTGCGATTGTTGCGATTGAACACTTCATCATCATGTACATCGAAATGTACCTGTGGAAGCGCCCGGTAGGACTTAGAGTTTTCAGAAACACATTTGAAAAAGCCCAGGACACGGCTGTTCTGGCTGCGAACCAGGGATTGTACAACGGATTCTTGGGCGCGGGCCTGCTGTGGGGCTTGTTCCATCAGGATGAAGCCTTTGCTTATCAGATTAAAATGTTCTTCCTTATCTGTGTGATCATCGCCGGATTCTACGGAGCTTATAGCGTGAATCGCCGCATTTTCTTTGTGCAGGCGTTGCCGGCTATTCTGGCAGTCATAGCCATGCTTTAA
- a CDS encoding M20/M25/M40 family metallo-hydrolase, which yields MKTAMMAILLFAAQASAHQAILENFNTKPVLADLSDLKALDIPVIEKEESVGVGYAVITPEMQLKIQERAHKVGKCGGFEDLTTEPAFHSLNIPSMLSSLAQIQAKNDFYQRAPFAALSMEKNAEIESAVGEVSEQNLREWVTWLSSYPTRYNRGKTPNLHVDDMKRRLETLLAGSDIPYEISLIDHNTTPQKTVRVRLTGKTRPNEIIVLGGHLDSIVQGGWGGGSGGNAPGADDNASGSANLLETLRIISKKAQPDRTIEFMWYAGEESGLLGSAEIAKAYKAEKRDVVAVLQLDMTSYPGAGELVMGNMTDFTSRWLHDYLRAVNETYLHVRIVDDQCGYGCSDHASWHRQGFPALMPFEATMRNDNPFIHTVKDVINDKTNFKHSAVYSKLAVVFAMDLANSTSRQPY from the coding sequence ATGAAAACAGCCATGATGGCTATCTTACTTTTCGCGGCGCAGGCGTCTGCTCACCAGGCGATCCTTGAAAACTTCAACACAAAACCTGTATTGGCTGATCTTTCGGACCTAAAAGCCTTGGACATCCCGGTTATTGAAAAAGAAGAATCTGTTGGTGTCGGATATGCGGTTATCACTCCGGAAATGCAACTAAAAATCCAAGAAAGAGCCCATAAAGTGGGCAAATGTGGCGGGTTTGAAGATTTGACTACGGAGCCGGCGTTTCATTCTTTGAATATCCCTTCAATGCTAAGTTCTTTGGCGCAAATTCAGGCTAAAAACGACTTCTACCAAAGAGCCCCGTTTGCAGCGCTTTCCATGGAAAAAAATGCGGAAATTGAATCCGCGGTAGGTGAAGTTAGTGAACAAAACCTGCGTGAGTGGGTGACTTGGTTGTCGTCTTATCCAACTCGATACAACCGTGGCAAAACTCCGAACCTGCATGTTGATGACATGAAAAGACGTTTGGAAACTTTGTTGGCTGGATCTGACATTCCTTACGAAATTTCTTTGATTGATCACAACACGACTCCGCAAAAGACAGTGCGTGTGCGTTTGACGGGTAAAACTCGTCCAAATGAAATCATCGTTTTGGGCGGCCACTTGGATTCTATCGTTCAAGGTGGCTGGGGTGGCGGCAGCGGCGGGAATGCGCCGGGTGCTGACGACAATGCTTCTGGATCCGCGAACCTTCTAGAAACTTTGCGTATCATCAGCAAAAAAGCTCAGCCTGACCGCACGATCGAGTTCATGTGGTATGCAGGTGAAGAGTCCGGTCTTTTGGGTTCTGCGGAAATCGCAAAAGCCTATAAAGCTGAAAAGCGCGATGTGGTTGCCGTTCTTCAATTGGACATGACTTCTTATCCGGGCGCAGGGGAGTTGGTGATGGGTAACATGACTGACTTCACCAGCCGCTGGTTGCATGACTACCTTCGTGCCGTGAATGAGACTTACTTGCACGTTCGTATCGTTGACGATCAATGTGGTTACGGCTGTAGTGACCACGCTTCATGGCACCGTCAGGGTTTCCCGGCATTGATGCCGTTCGAAGCAACTATGCGTAACGACAATCCGTTCATTCACACAGTGAAAGACGTGATCAACGACAAAACAAACTTCAAGCACTCAGCAGTCTACTCAAAACTTGCAGTGGTGTTTGCGATGGATCTAGCGAACTCAACATCTCGCCAACCATACTAG
- the ubiG gene encoding bifunctional 2-polyprenyl-6-hydroxyphenol methylase/3-demethylubiquinol 3-O-methyltransferase UbiG yields MIIVTGLRRIRRIAALLVSLKRGVLVEEDFEFYKVGQADLAKGEFYQELARQWYSSNEGPMALLRLETSFQMKWILSEIRKYIGYHAEILDVGSGAGFFSNTAVEAGYEVTGLDISRTSLRVAELMDKSGRVKYVEGDAYRMPFPKESFDVVVALDLFEHVSDPELIISEMSRVLRPGGLLFYRTINKNAASYFWINRVIRWLARNQGSAFFDYKLFRKPEEIEFWCEQCDLEMQRVRGMRPAFLQPGFWRLLRSREFHPDFRFVWSKRKIISYTGYAKKFREH; encoded by the coding sequence TTGATTATTGTCACTGGACTTCGCAGGATTCGTCGGATCGCCGCTCTCCTTGTTAGTTTGAAACGAGGAGTGTTGGTGGAGGAAGATTTCGAGTTTTACAAAGTCGGTCAGGCGGACCTCGCCAAGGGCGAATTCTATCAGGAGTTGGCTCGACAGTGGTATTCCTCGAATGAAGGTCCCATGGCGCTTTTACGTCTGGAAACTTCGTTTCAAATGAAGTGGATTCTTTCAGAAATTCGCAAATACATCGGCTATCACGCAGAAATTCTGGATGTCGGCAGTGGTGCCGGCTTTTTTTCAAATACGGCAGTAGAGGCGGGTTACGAGGTCACGGGGCTGGATATTTCAAGAACCAGTCTTCGTGTGGCTGAGCTGATGGATAAATCCGGGCGGGTTAAGTATGTGGAAGGGGATGCGTATCGCATGCCTTTTCCGAAAGAAAGTTTTGATGTGGTGGTGGCCCTGGACTTGTTTGAGCATGTCTCCGACCCCGAGTTGATCATTTCAGAAATGAGCCGGGTGTTGCGGCCCGGTGGCTTGCTTTTTTATCGAACCATCAACAAGAACGCTGCATCCTACTTTTGGATTAACCGGGTGATTCGCTGGCTGGCTAGAAACCAAGGGTCGGCCTTTTTTGATTACAAATTATTTCGAAAACCCGAAGAAATCGAGTTCTGGTGCGAGCAATGTGATTTGGAAATGCAAAGGGTTCGGGGCATGCGACCGGCCTTCCTTCAACCCGGGTTCTGGCGTCTTCTTCGCTCGCGGGAGTTTCATCCAGATTTTCGATTTGTATGGAGCAAAAGAAAGATTATTTCCTACACCGGATACGCCAAAAAATTCCGAGAGCACTGA
- a CDS encoding BON domain-containing protein — MGTQKINPIDTDLRRKICERLKWDKRVSPADFDVIVRGCAVIVTGSCDTSFKKMAALELVSNIEGVWSIEDRIVVPSDYYRSDEELKMLIEQSLEDFVKIGGERIEVLVEDGIVTLEGEVFRPRLKALAVGSAWELSGVADVVNNILIIEPPRRAPSFVNENRDLMNGPGPS; from the coding sequence ATGGGTACTCAAAAGATCAATCCAATTGATACCGATCTCAGACGAAAAATCTGTGAAAGATTGAAATGGGATAAGAGAGTGAGTCCTGCGGACTTCGATGTGATCGTGCGAGGGTGTGCCGTGATTGTCACAGGCAGTTGCGACACCTCATTTAAAAAAATGGCAGCCCTGGAACTCGTCTCCAATATTGAGGGAGTGTGGTCGATTGAAGATCGCATTGTGGTTCCATCTGACTATTATCGCTCCGATGAAGAGCTAAAGATGTTGATCGAACAGTCTTTAGAGGACTTCGTAAAAATCGGGGGAGAACGAATAGAGGTCCTCGTTGAGGACGGAATCGTAACCCTTGAAGGCGAAGTGTTCAGACCACGATTAAAAGCTTTAGCAGTCGGATCGGCATGGGAGCTCTCCGGAGTGGCCGATGTGGTTAATAATATATTGATCATAGAACCACCCCGCCGAGCTCCTTCTTTTGTAAACGAAAACCGGGACCTGATGAATGGGCCTGGGCCTTCCTAA
- a CDS encoding B12-binding domain-containing radical SAM protein: protein MKNDILLVTLNSTYQHSSFGLRYLYANLKELQAHASIMEFTTAKDPRDIAEQLLKLNPKIIGLGVYIWNANESYELVSLIKRISPQTIVVLGGPEVTHESETQPICQTADFTFKGEADFMFYDFCHKYLATGQLPEQKFIKDILPEIKNIASPYEFYSDEDIKNRVLYVEVSRGCPYRCEYCLSSLDKSVRNFDITQFLADMQILLDRGARQFKFIDRTFNLSPTICTQILNFFLERIELGLFLHFEMVPDRLPNEIRELIKKFPHGSLQFEIGIQTWNTDVAKLVSRRNDLEKVKENFKFLADETGIHSHADLIVGLPGEDIYSFAKGFDILAGLRPDEIQVGILKRLKGAPISRHDKEWEMVYSEHPPFQILRTKMMDFETLQKMNRFAKYWDLFANSGNFKNFVAALKSRSEVSAQQSFFWEYFAFTEYMSARHAQSFGISLINLVESALIYLTEHLHWPHEEARQLLISDYMAPGTRELPKVLKVYPEPKNKGLPPEARVNLPKRQQRHLSKSETQSS from the coding sequence ATGAAAAATGACATTCTTTTGGTAACTTTGAATTCTACATACCAACATTCCTCGTTTGGATTGCGTTACCTGTATGCAAATTTGAAGGAGCTTCAAGCCCACGCATCGATCATGGAGTTCACCACCGCGAAGGATCCACGCGATATTGCCGAGCAACTTTTAAAGTTAAACCCCAAAATCATCGGACTTGGCGTATATATCTGGAATGCCAACGAAAGTTACGAACTGGTGAGTCTGATTAAACGAATCAGCCCCCAGACAATCGTGGTCCTTGGCGGCCCGGAAGTGACCCACGAAAGTGAGACTCAACCGATCTGTCAAACAGCGGATTTCACGTTCAAGGGCGAAGCTGATTTCATGTTCTATGACTTCTGCCACAAGTACCTGGCAACGGGGCAATTGCCCGAACAGAAATTTATTAAAGACATTCTGCCTGAAATAAAAAATATCGCATCGCCCTATGAATTCTACTCCGACGAAGACATCAAGAACCGCGTTTTATACGTGGAGGTTTCTCGCGGTTGCCCGTATCGCTGTGAATACTGTCTTTCTTCACTGGATAAATCCGTACGTAACTTTGACATTACTCAGTTCCTGGCTGACATGCAGATCCTTTTGGATCGTGGCGCACGACAATTCAAATTCATCGATCGCACTTTCAATTTAAGCCCCACCATCTGCACTCAGATTTTGAATTTCTTTTTGGAACGCATCGAGCTGGGCTTGTTTCTGCATTTTGAAATGGTGCCGGATCGTCTGCCTAACGAGATTCGCGAATTGATTAAAAAATTCCCGCATGGGTCACTGCAATTTGAAATCGGCATCCAAACCTGGAACACCGATGTCGCAAAACTTGTCAGCCGCAGAAATGATCTGGAAAAAGTGAAAGAGAATTTCAAATTCCTGGCTGATGAAACCGGCATTCACTCCCATGCGGATTTGATCGTGGGTCTGCCAGGTGAGGATATTTACAGCTTTGCCAAGGGCTTTGATATTCTTGCAGGACTTCGCCCCGACGAAATCCAGGTCGGCATTTTAAAACGCCTGAAAGGCGCACCGATTTCCCGCCACGATAAAGAGTGGGAAATGGTTTATTCGGAACATCCGCCATTTCAAATCCTGCGCACCAAGATGATGGATTTCGAAACCCTGCAAAAGATGAATCGCTTTGCAAAGTACTGGGACTTGTTTGCGAACAGCGGTAACTTTAAAAACTTTGTGGCTGCCCTAAAAAGCAGATCAGAAGTGTCTGCCCAACAGTCCTTCTTCTGGGAGTATTTCGCATTCACTGAATATATGTCCGCCCGCCATGCTCAATCATTTGGTATTTCATTAATCAATCTGGTTGAGTCCGCGTTGATTTATCTGACCGAACACCTGCACTGGCCGCACGAAGAAGCCCGTCAGTTGCTGATCTCGGATTACATGGCTCCGGGCACTCGTGAACTACCGAAGGTGTTAAAGGTTTATCCGGAACCGAAGAACAAAGGACTTCCGCCGGAAGCCCGTGTGAATCTGCCTAAACGGCAACAGCGACATCTTTCAAAATCGGAGACTCAGTCCTCCTAA
- a CDS encoding flavodoxin family protein, translating into MKKVLILNGSPSGDKGNCAAFISKVRKLDRTLDYEVVHLAQKPAGAFWLSVKKKIADCDSVIFVTGTYWDSWGSPLQRLLEEMTDMEATPAIMGKPCAVMVLMHSVGGKSVLSRLQGVLSTMGFLIPPMSGMVYSLVSDIALKTKTTHAKDFWQIEDAELILENIKTAMALKVEWTTWPVDKKDPRRKWFK; encoded by the coding sequence ATGAAAAAAGTTTTGATTCTTAATGGCAGTCCATCTGGCGATAAAGGCAATTGCGCGGCATTCATTTCCAAAGTTCGGAAACTGGATCGGACGTTGGATTATGAGGTTGTTCATCTGGCGCAAAAACCGGCTGGCGCCTTTTGGCTTTCGGTTAAGAAGAAGATTGCGGATTGTGACTCGGTCATTTTTGTGACCGGGACCTATTGGGATTCTTGGGGGAGTCCGCTGCAAAGGCTGCTTGAGGAAATGACTGATATGGAAGCCACTCCGGCCATTATGGGGAAGCCCTGTGCAGTGATGGTGCTGATGCATTCAGTGGGTGGGAAGTCCGTGCTGTCGCGCCTGCAGGGCGTTTTAAGCACGATGGGATTCTTGATCCCGCCAATGAGTGGCATGGTTTATTCTTTGGTGTCTGACATTGCCTTGAAAACAAAAACGACTCACGCCAAAGATTTTTGGCAAATCGAAGACGCCGAACTTATTCTTGAAAATATAAAAACAGCGATGGCCTTAAAAGTTGAGTGGACCACTTGGCCCGTCGACAAGAAAGACCCTCGCCGTAAATGGTTTAAGTAA
- a CDS encoding DUF1772 domain-containing protein: MKINHFLKYTSLFLIGALAGNAFAFVMGMGSVMEKLSATSYIAFHESMQRSFLSWTPLLCAVVLFKLITHLLMLRKQWKHLEFFFVLFTLLCVVNDLVITWTGFVPLNQLIRIWGFQGPPDDWEAIRSQWLNLMYWRCAVLTAGFSFLILSALIRRTESPILKDVAVAV, translated from the coding sequence ATGAAAATTAATCATTTTTTGAAGTACACAAGCTTGTTCCTGATCGGAGCGCTTGCGGGGAATGCATTCGCCTTCGTCATGGGGATGGGGTCGGTCATGGAGAAGTTGTCGGCAACCTCCTATATCGCCTTCCATGAGTCGATGCAGAGGTCCTTCTTATCGTGGACGCCTTTGTTGTGCGCGGTTGTATTATTTAAATTGATTACTCATTTGTTAATGCTTCGCAAGCAGTGGAAGCACCTTGAGTTTTTCTTCGTGCTGTTTACGTTGCTTTGTGTGGTCAATGACCTGGTGATCACGTGGACTGGCTTTGTGCCTTTGAATCAGCTGATTCGTATTTGGGGCTTCCAGGGGCCACCTGACGACTGGGAGGCGATTCGCTCCCAGTGGCTGAATCTGATGTATTGGCGTTGCGCGGTTTTGACCGCAGGATTCTCGTTCTTGATCCTCTCAGCCCTCATTAGGAGGACTGAGTCTCCGATTTTGAAAGATGTCGCTGTTGCCGTTTAG
- a CDS encoding CBS domain-containing protein, with protein sequence MAKLARDVMTNNVIMIAVGSSLAAAQSLMKEHGIRHLPVVDQEQRIVGILSNSDLSFFKDSKMYPVEDFMSQPVQTMNQSASLMDAVDTMVEKKIGSVLVVNDDEELVGIVTTEDLIQVLGQALRKDSHKRPLSTLFDIESLDEIAYKIAQTGI encoded by the coding sequence ATGGCAAAGCTTGCTCGTGATGTGATGACCAACAATGTGATTATGATTGCGGTCGGCAGTTCTTTAGCTGCGGCCCAGTCACTGATGAAGGAGCATGGTATTCGCCATCTTCCTGTTGTTGATCAGGAACAAAGAATTGTTGGTATCCTTTCAAATAGTGATTTGTCTTTTTTTAAAGATAGCAAAATGTATCCGGTCGAGGACTTTATGAGCCAACCGGTCCAGACTATGAATCAAAGCGCCTCACTGATGGATGCTGTTGATACCATGGTGGAGAAAAAAATAGGTTCTGTCCTGGTGGTGAATGACGACGAGGAACTGGTGGGGATCGTCACTACTGAGGATCTGATTCAGGTCCTGGGGCAGGCTCTGCGTAAGGACAGCCACAAACGTCCTCTTTCCACTTTGTTTGATATCGAAAGTCTGGACGAAATAGCTTACAAGATTGCACAAACAGGGATTTAA